gttgcttgtgtcatccgtttcggaaaagtacctgtgtaattgcacgcccaactcactcaggtgcttcgctacatcacatttgacattgtccgtaagcttgagttaatttgcacacaaaaaaatcttacaatgatggaaagatctgtctgttgtccttgttaatgcagacagagaagagctccaacttcttactcatagcctcaattttgtcccaaacattgaatatagttgcggagattccctgtaatcctagattcagatcattcaggtgagaaaaaacatcacccagataggccagttgtgtgagaaactcatcatcatgcaagcgatcagacaagtgaaaatgatggtcagtaaagaaaactttaagctcatctcaattaaaaaagtgtcaatactttgccccagagttcaggggccttgctttagcaaagttaaccattttcactgtagtgtccaaaacgtgtttcaagctgtcaggcattcctttggcaacaagagcctctcggtggatgctgcagtgtacccaagtggcgtcgggagcaactgcttgcacacgtgttacccctccactgtctccctgtcatggcttttgcgcatTCAGTATAGATACCAACAtcagcagcagctacgtttggctacatacggaccgtttgtggaattcccgcaagagagtaacagttaatggGACTGGCTGTTAATTATTTgaataggctacctgtatttgacattgtgttgttatttagctgaacactagatggtttgaTTTTATTTTGGGCAGTGAAAAGAagctactcaggcgagagaaaaaactcacccaaatgtatagccccgttggaaaatataaatggactgtttgggaatacctggtttAGACCATTGCTCTCAAGATATTGAGGAACTATCTCAATTCACAGGTTTGTGGTTGGTCAAGGCTTATTTATTGTGAGTGCTTGTCAGCTTCATCTGGGTCACAGAACTCATTACCATGGTTTCTCACTTATTTGGTCTTATTAGAAGTGTATGAAAATTAATCACTGAAAATATCAACCACCCTGACAAGGATAAGGTGttgaatgtgtatgtgaccatgaCAACAGGTATTCTCTTGAATTCTTTACAAATGTTCTTCTGCAGTCAACTCACAACTTCCTTATTGATACAAATGAGATGTGTTGATGAGCAGAGATTTGATAATGGCATTCAAATCATAATCAATCAATTCTGTTGGACTGCTCTTTCATACCACCTGTGAACTTGCTTTGCCAGACACTCATTAACATTGTTTAATTTTATTGAATATTAAGACATACAATCTACTTGCAGTGTAGCCGCTCACAATTTACATTGGTCAGTCATCTAACAGACTACCATCCAGAGTGAcccacagaagcaaccagggtcaacggCCTGCTTaatggcacatcaacagatttccCACAAGGTAAAAAACATGGAGATCCATCAGTCACTGGCCCAAGCTTGTCTagcagccatatcagctatgttttttttaaaggcagtaaatgaggctgaattaactgtttcgctgctagacaaggctccgctgatagccaggtgtagcagtggtaaggattcactccacggtgttgaaaagaaagctcttctgttgggacagctttatgtaagcCCTTACATTTTGTGGGCATCGTCTGTCACCGTTAAAGTGCGGTtaatgtgttgtgtagtggctttgctggcatgcataaaaaataaataaagtgactttgccccaccaagatgtacatgctaaaatcacaactgcattatcattacacaggtgcaccttgtgctcggcacaataaaaggccactctaaaatgtgcagttttgtcacagaacacaatgccacaagtTTTAAGGGAGTGTGCACTGCCCCATTTTGCaacaatatgtatttttttgtataacctttatttaactagacaagtcagttaagaatagattcttatttataatgacggcctacccctgccaaacctggacgacgctgggccaattgtgctccaccctatgggactcccaatcatggccagatgtgatactgcctggatttgaaccagggactgtagtgatgcctcttgcactgagatgcacttagaccgctgcgccactcgggagcccccgaTCTGTAtataattcctggaagctgaaaatgttccagttagtccatggcctgcatactcaccagacatgtcacccgttgagcatgtttggcatgctctggatcaacgtgtacgacagtgttcTAGTACCCGCCATTATCTAGCAACTTCACACATTtattgaaaaggagtgggacaacatttaacaggccacaatcaatagcctgatcaactctatgtgaaggagatgtgtcggactgcatgaggcaaatggtggtcacaccagatacggactagttttctgatccacacccctacttttttttaaaggaaacagatgcatatctttattcccagtcatgtgaaatccatagattagggcctaatgcatttatttcaattgactgatttccttatgtgaactgtaaagTTCACAAAAAAGTTCACACGGTAAAATAttggaaattgttgcatgttgcgtttgtttttgttcagtatacttcatTACGTTTACAAAGATGTAACATGCATGATGCAACAATTTCTGTCACAGAAAGTAAAACTGTGTTTAAACTTGCAACTTGTCAAAAATGGAAAACAGGTTAAATGGAACCAATTTCAATCTTTTTTGACATGACCAAATGTGTTTAATTTTTGTTAGTTGTTGAGAGACTGAAGCTATCATCTTTGTCATCAAGCCAGGACCCTCTTCTGTGAGGTTGGAAGCTGCGTTCCCATCTGGTAATGTGCATCACCTGTCAGTCACAACCTTGAGGTTGTAGAGACTTTTGAAATCAAGCAAAAACCAAACCCAAAGCATCTATTATTAAACCATCACTTTGTATGCATCATATGGGAATACACTGTACAATAAAGATAATGCTTATATAAACAGCATAATGTACACCGAAGATGTCCATCTTGATCAATCAACTCCTGATGTTTCAACATGTCTAAGAACACTTCAAATGCAGTATACTTTTTTTGCAGCACTCTTGTTTGTGGCACAGTTTATTGCACTTGTGCAACCACTTAATAATCTTGTGCAGAAATGTACATTACTTTTCACAAAATATGTATTAATTGGGCATGAGAAACAGTGGGAGTGGAGTCCGAAGAATCAACTATTTGAAAAACAAAAGTAATAATTTTACCATCTTATCTTACAGTACAAAAACCCTGACCAAAAATATTTCAGCTGGTTTCAAGACCATTCTCTGAACAAATCCTGTGcgggtgggtgggagggtggaaTGAAGGGGTTCACGCTGTTTGTGGCACAGTGGTTGGCAGGGATGCCGATGCGGTGGTGACAGGTGAACATCTTGCGCAGCTCGGCACGAAAGCGGTTATGCAGCCAGGCATACAGGAAAGGGTTACAGCAGGACGAGCTCATGGCACACAAGTGGCACAGCAGTTGGATGAGCAGGAAGAAGCGCTTGTCAATCAGGTCAATGTCAATGTCCCGCAGCACGTTGAACACACTGATGGGCATCCAGCACACGCCGAAAGCCGCCACCACCAGGGTGATCAGACGGAAGGTCTTGCGCTTGCGGGTTCGCTGGGCCTCGGCCTGGCTCTGGGTGCGGTGACCAGGCACCACACAGTTACGGAGCTTGACAGAGATGCAGAGGTAAGAGATGCagagggcagacagaggcagGACGTAGGTCATGAAAAGTGTGCTGTATGCGTAggccaacctctctctcttcttgtccaTCCAGAACTCCTCACAGATGGTAAAGCCATCATTCTTGAACTCCACATGGTAGGTGTGGGCCACGGCCGGGGCCACAAGCCCACAGGAGAGCAGCCAGATCCCAGATAGGAGGTAGGTACACGCCAGCACTGAGATCCGCTTCTTCAGAGGGTGAACTGTGGCATAGTACCTGGGGATAGGATCAATTTACCATGTCAAGTGTGGGAATCTTTTATTTTTGATCTGACAATTGTGTAAAGACATCACATCATGCTTCTACTCATCCCTCCATAATTTGATGTGAATGTCCCTGCAGATGATTTTAATTCCTGTTAAAGTATGAATCATCTCTCTGAGTTGAACTTTTAGAAAAGTCTTAAGGGTGCTGAATAGAGCTGTTAAGAATTCTTTATGTGACAGAGTTGAATCTATACCTAATCATCGTTCCGGTCCAGCCACAAATACTGAAACACCATGGAGGAAATCTCAATAAAAGATAAATAATAAAAACTGTGAATGAAATGTAATTATGTAATGTGATAGAGAAGCTTACATAGAAATATGATAATGTGCTCATTCACTCCAAGTCTAAAAAAGTGTATTTAATGCAACCTCGACC
This window of the Oncorhynchus tshawytscha isolate Ot180627B linkage group LG12, Otsh_v2.0, whole genome shotgun sequence genome carries:
- the LOC112264082 gene encoding prolactin-releasing peptide receptor-like, with protein sequence MEGSGSGLTVELASPGPCVAGMEGNTSGQVFEVVLQNSSSSKRSPQFVGVELLKSFKLLIIPCYILVVLIGVFGNYLLLYVICHTRKMHNITNFFIGNLAFSDMLMCATCVPFTLAYAFNPRGWVFGRFMCYLVYLIQPVTVYVSVFTLTAIGVDRYYATVHPLKKRISVLACTYLLSGIWLLSCGLVAPAVAHTYHVEFKNDGFTICEEFWMDKKRERLAYAYSTLFMTYVLPLSALCISYLCISVKLRNCVVPGHRTQSQAEAQRTRKRKTFRLITLVVAAFGVCWMPISVFNVLRDIDIDLIDKRFFLLIQLLCHLCAMSSSCCNPFLYAWLHNRFRAELRKMFTCHHRIGIPANHCATNSVNPFIPPSHPPAQDLFREWS